The Dioscorea cayenensis subsp. rotundata cultivar TDr96_F1 chromosome 7, TDr96_F1_v2_PseudoChromosome.rev07_lg8_w22 25.fasta, whole genome shotgun sequence genome includes a region encoding these proteins:
- the LOC120265263 gene encoding uncharacterized protein LOC120265263, whose amino-acid sequence MAIGVTMSLFTGTIVDLETRPRHLMDLTVRDARIFHRVFWSFPACVEAFKYCKPVVQIDSTHIYGKYKGTLLLAITQDGNKNILPIGFAIVEGETLGGWTFFLRNLRSSVTPQQGICFISDRHESIKSAFRSLGREMSAPHAYHVYCIRHISANFMRRFRNKEMQRIVVNIGYSKTIQDFNYWYGLLRDNDEEATRWLDNIPREKWAQAFDKEGRRYGHMTTNLAECVNSVLKGTRNLSITAMVKSTYFRLAELFVRKGVQVQAQIASGLIFSESLMKAIQENQQAASSIYVRQFDREEKSFMVDEMSPPQCGRQASTFRINLRSHWCDCGAFQTLHFPCRHVLAACSHIRLHWEEYVDNVYRLQTVFNVYHKEFEPISNKGYWNPYNGPRLCPNITMRRPTKGRPKSTRIRNEMDIREGVQRKRCGLCRNEGYSRRNCPNIAGSSTRS is encoded by the exons atggctaTCGGCGTTACCATGAGTTTGTTCACAGGGACGATAGTTGATCTTGAGACCCGGCCCAGACATCTGATGGACCTTACAGTGCGTGATGCTCGAATCTTTCATAGAGTTTTCTGGAGCTTCCCCGCCTGCgtggaggctttcaaatattgcaaaccgGTCGTCCAGATAGATAGCACCCATATTTATGGCAAATACAAAGGCACTTTGTTGTTGGCAATCACACAAGacggtaataaaaatatcctgccgATTGGTTTTGCCATAGTGGAAGGAGAAACGTTGGGTGGATGGACTTTCTTCTTGCGCAACTTACGTTCTAGTGTAACACCACAACAAGGAATATGCTTTATATCTGATCGCCATGAATCTATCAAATCAGCTTTTAGATCACTTGGCCGTGAGATGAGTGCTCCTCATGCGTACCATGTTTATTGCATTAGACATATCTCGGCCAATTTCATGCGTCGTTtcagaaacaaagaaatgcaaCGGATAGTTGTCAATATTG GTTATTCGaaaaccattcaagattttaactacTGGTATGGTTTACTACGGGACAACGATGAAGAGGCGACGAGATGGTTGGATAACATACCGCGGGAGAAGTGGGCTCAAGCGTTCGATAAAGAAGGGAGAAGATATGGTCACATGACAACCAACCTCGCAGAATGTGTTAATTCAGTGCTTAAGGGAACAAGAAACCTTTCTATAACAGCTATGGTTAAATCAACGTACTTCCGACTTGCGGAGTTATTTGTGAGGAAAGGTGTACAGGTGCAAGCTCAGATCGCATCAGGCCTTATCTTCTCAGAATCACTAATGAAGGCAatccaagaaaatcaacaagcagCGTCCAGCATTTACGTTCGTCAATTTGACCGTGAAGAGAAGTCATTCATGGTAGATGAGATGTCACCCCCGCAATGTGGGAGACAAGCTAGCACTTTTCGTATCAACCTAAGATCACATTGGTGCGACTGTGGTGCTTTTCAGACGCTGCATTTTCCATGTCGACATGTCCTTGCAGCATGCTCGCATATTCGTCTACATTGGGAGGAGTATGTTGACAACGTGTATAGGCTTCAAAcagtttttaatgtatatcataAAGAGTTTGAGCCAATATCAAATAAGGGATATTGGAACCCTTATAATGGTCCACGTCTATGTCCTAATATTACGATGAGAAGACCGACGAAGGGAAGACCAAAATCTACAAGGATTCGTAACGAGATGGATATTAGGGAAGGTGTTCAGCGAAAACGTTGTGGTTTATGTCGCAACGAAGGATATAGTCGCCGAAATTGTCCCAACATCGCCGGTTCAAGTACTCGGTCGTAA